One stretch of Lacrimispora sphenoides DNA includes these proteins:
- a CDS encoding YjfB family protein, translating to MDIGVLSMEMSLARVQQNAGISVAKKAMDSQEVAAEGLLKMVEAAIPKHMPGNGIGQFVNTRA from the coding sequence ATGGATATAGGCGTATTAAGCATGGAGATGAGTCTTGCAAGAGTACAACAGAATGCAGGAATCAGCGTTGCAAAGAAAGCTATGGACTCTCAGGAAGTTGCAGCTGAAGGATTACTTAAGATGGTGGAGGCAGCGATTCCTAAACATATGCCCGGGAATGGGATTGGGCAGTTTGTGAATACAAGGGCCTAA
- the kduI gene encoding 5-dehydro-4-deoxy-D-glucuronate isomerase has product MDIRYSANQKDFKRYTTEETRNEFLIENLYVANEVVAVYSHVDRMVTLGCMPTTETVSIDKGIDIWKNFGTSYFLERREVGIFNIGGAGKIVADGEEFKMGYKDCLYITKGTKEVTFSSEDGSNPAKFYMVSAPAHKACKTTFIPIEKAAKKPLGAMETSNKRVINQFIHPDVLETCQLSMGMTVLDPGSVWNTMPSHTHERRMEIYMYFEIPENNVVFHMMGEGNETRHIVMQNEQAVISPSWSIHSGVGTSNYTFIWAMGGENQAFDDMDTIPTTELR; this is encoded by the coding sequence ATGGATATCCGTTATTCAGCAAACCAGAAGGATTTCAAACGTTACACAACAGAAGAAACCAGAAATGAGTTTTTAATTGAAAATTTATATGTTGCCAATGAGGTAGTTGCAGTATATTCTCACGTAGATCGTATGGTTACCTTAGGCTGCATGCCAACAACAGAGACAGTTTCCATAGACAAGGGCATTGATATCTGGAAAAATTTTGGTACAAGCTATTTCCTTGAGAGACGTGAGGTTGGTATCTTTAACATTGGCGGCGCAGGAAAGATCGTTGCAGATGGGGAAGAATTCAAGATGGGATATAAGGACTGCTTATATATCACCAAGGGAACAAAGGAAGTGACTTTCTCCAGCGAAGATGGATCCAATCCGGCTAAATTCTACATGGTGAGTGCTCCTGCTCATAAAGCATGTAAGACCACATTCATTCCTATTGAAAAGGCAGCTAAGAAGCCTCTGGGCGCTATGGAAACCTCCAACAAGCGCGTGATCAATCAGTTCATCCATCCGGACGTACTGGAGACCTGCCAGTTGTCTATGGGTATGACTGTTCTGGATCCAGGCAGCGTATGGAATACCATGCCATCCCATACTCACGAGAGACGTATGGAGATTTACATGTATTTCGAGATTCCGGAGAACAATGTAGTATTCCATATGATGGGCGAAGGCAATGAGACTAGACACATTGTTATGCAGAATGAGCAGGCAGTAATCAGCCCATCCTGGAGCATCCATTCCGGTGTAGGTACCAGCAACTATACCTTCATCTGGGCAATGGGCGGAGAGAACCAGGCATTCGATGATATGGACACCATTCCTACAACTGAGTTAAGATAA
- a CDS encoding sensor histidine kinase, producing MKHSIRARFAIIFVCLMALVLISTWFVNNWFLESFYTNDKVNTLERAYTQIDKLVAQANESGKGIIDYYKDSYDPNFKNEGPAQKMFRTMGEKYNLMVVLIDSSTDEALMFTNGDQLFLKNRVEAYIFGKNVPEASILKKHDNYIVQKTYDRRSDSYYLESWGYFSDNKTIFLLSVPLASITESVDLANRFLAYVGVVALLIGSIVIYFTTKRITSPILQLANLSEKMSALDFDAKYIGTEEDEIRVLGNSMNKLSNTLKDTIGQLRAANEKLQKDIDEKIKIDEMRKDFIANVSHELKTPIALIQGYAEGLTEGMAEDPDSRDYYCGVIMDEAGKMNTMVRQLLNLTAIEFGNDSIQLERFDLTELIRGVINSAGILIQQKGAEVKLEDCGPIYVSADEFKIEEVITNYLNNALNHLEGERKIVFTAEENGEEALVTVFNTGQNIPDEDLPKIWTKFFKVDKAHTRGYGGSGIGLSIVKAIMASHNKSCGVRNVKGGVEFWFTLDCYKENS from the coding sequence ATGAAGCATTCCATCAGGGCACGTTTTGCCATAATTTTTGTATGTCTGATGGCCTTGGTCCTAATTTCTACATGGTTTGTAAACAACTGGTTTCTAGAGAGCTTTTACACCAATGATAAGGTGAACACTCTGGAGAGAGCTTATACGCAGATCGACAAGTTAGTAGCACAGGCGAATGAGAGCGGGAAAGGGATCATTGATTATTACAAGGATTCCTATGACCCGAATTTTAAAAATGAAGGTCCGGCTCAGAAGATGTTCCGTACCATGGGAGAAAAATATAATCTGATGGTGGTGTTGATCGACAGTTCTACAGATGAGGCCCTCATGTTCACAAACGGGGATCAGCTGTTTTTGAAGAACAGGGTAGAAGCATATATATTCGGAAAGAACGTGCCGGAAGCCAGTATTTTAAAAAAGCACGACAATTACATTGTGCAGAAGACGTATGACAGGCGTTCCGATTCTTATTATTTGGAAAGCTGGGGGTATTTTTCTGACAATAAAACTATTTTCCTCTTATCCGTCCCTCTTGCCAGCATTACGGAAAGTGTGGATCTGGCGAATCGGTTTCTCGCTTATGTAGGGGTGGTGGCTCTGCTTATAGGAAGCATAGTTATATATTTTACAACAAAAAGAATTACTTCTCCTATCCTACAGCTTGCCAACTTGTCAGAAAAGATGTCGGCATTGGATTTTGATGCCAAATATATCGGCACAGAGGAAGATGAAATCAGAGTGCTTGGAAACAGCATGAACAAACTGTCCAACACCTTAAAAGATACCATCGGGCAGCTGCGAGCTGCCAACGAAAAGCTGCAGAAAGATATTGATGAAAAGATAAAGATTGATGAAATGCGAAAGGATTTTATCGCCAATGTTTCCCACGAATTAAAGACACCCATTGCACTCATCCAAGGATATGCGGAGGGTCTCACGGAAGGGATGGCGGAGGATCCGGATAGCAGAGATTATTACTGCGGGGTCATCATGGACGAGGCAGGTAAAATGAATACCATGGTACGCCAACTCCTTAATCTTACTGCCATAGAATTCGGCAATGACAGCATTCAGTTGGAACGTTTTGATCTGACGGAGCTGATCCGGGGCGTCATTAATTCGGCTGGTATTCTAATCCAGCAGAAAGGGGCAGAGGTGAAGCTGGAGGATTGCGGTCCAATTTATGTTTCTGCCGATGAATTTAAAATAGAAGAAGTCATTACAAACTACTTAAATAATGCGCTGAACCATTTGGAGGGAGAGCGTAAGATCGTATTTACGGCAGAGGAGAATGGAGAGGAAGCTCTTGTAACAGTATTTAACACTGGTCAGAATATTCCGGATGAGGACTTGCCAAAGATTTGGACCAAGTTTTTTAAGGTGGATAAGGCGCACACCAGGGGTTATGGGGGAAGTGGTATTGGCCTTTCTATTGTTAAGGCTATTATGGCTTCCCATAATAAGTCCTGTGGTGTTCGAAACGTGAAGGGCGGTGTGGAGTTTTGGTTTACTTTGGATTGTTATAAAGAAAATTCGTAG
- a CDS encoding CDP-alcohol phosphatidyltransferase family protein, whose amino-acid sequence MKNIPNLITMTRVIGTVVLLTMEPFSRQFLIVYFLCGISDVLDGMIARKMNAVSKRGQMLDSIADAFMVIVLLSIFVSSFHLPLWGIYWIAAIAVVRLISLGVGFIRYRQLAFLHIYANKLAGIALFTFPFLYIGTGLYAAAILVCLIASISAIEELIINSVSIKLRRDIKSIFSLRK is encoded by the coding sequence ATGAAGAATATTCCTAACTTAATTACAATGACAAGAGTGATAGGAACCGTGGTTTTGTTGACAATGGAACCATTTTCAAGACAATTTCTTATTGTATATTTTTTATGCGGCATCAGTGATGTTTTGGACGGAATGATTGCGCGAAAGATGAATGCCGTAAGCAAAAGAGGTCAAATGCTGGATAGCATTGCTGATGCTTTCATGGTTATAGTTTTGCTTTCCATATTTGTTTCCAGCTTTCACTTGCCTTTATGGGGAATATATTGGATCGCTGCGATTGCTGTTGTCCGCCTGATATCGTTAGGTGTTGGTTTTATTCGTTATAGGCAACTTGCATTTTTACACATTTATGCTAATAAGCTGGCAGGGATTGCTTTGTTTACCTTTCCATTTCTATATATTGGAACAGGATTATATGCGGCAGCTATTTTGGTTTGCTTGATTGCAAGTATTTCGGCTATAGAAGAATTAATTATTAATTCTGTTTCTATAAAGTTACGGCGAGATATTAAATCCATATTTTCACTAAGAAAATAG
- a CDS encoding tetratricopeptide repeat-containing glycosyltransferase, with protein MNQYKICVYAISKNEEQFVDRWMDAVSEADAVIVTDTGSTDHTVERLRERGAIVYEETISPWRFDTARNVALSHVPEDMDICVSNDLDEVFELGWRQKLEELWRPEYTRARYLFTFAFNPDGTPQKQYPMEKIHIRHGYRWVHPVHEVLEYSGSGSEKISWINGLVLNHYPDLSKPRSQYLPLLELSVQENPLDDRSMFWLGREYVYYGNFDKGIETLKRHLSLETAQWSEERSASMRFIAQCYEEKGNMKEARSWLFRALAECPDVRESYLALVKSAYKERNWPLTFAMAEKGLTISRNSGSYLVDPESWGSALYDYGSVGAYQMGMYEKARDYAHIALSMNSSNKRLQNNLLLIEDRIKKQEKAEESS; from the coding sequence GTGAATCAATATAAAATTTGCGTATATGCAATCAGTAAAAATGAAGAACAATTTGTAGACCGCTGGATGGATGCAGTATCCGAAGCCGATGCTGTCATTGTGACGGATACAGGCTCAACCGATCATACGGTTGAAAGACTTCGGGAAAGAGGAGCTATTGTTTATGAAGAAACTATATCCCCATGGCGGTTTGACACAGCCCGCAACGTGGCGCTAAGCCATGTCCCCGAGGATATGGACATCTGTGTTTCGAACGATTTAGATGAGGTCTTTGAGTTAGGATGGCGGCAAAAGCTGGAAGAGCTATGGAGGCCGGAATACACCCGTGCACGATACTTATTTACTTTTGCCTTTAATCCCGATGGTACCCCCCAAAAGCAGTATCCCATGGAAAAAATCCATATCAGACATGGCTACCGCTGGGTACATCCGGTACATGAGGTTCTGGAATACAGCGGTTCAGGTTCTGAGAAAATCTCATGGATCAACGGGTTGGTCCTCAATCACTATCCGGATTTATCAAAGCCAAGAAGTCAATATCTGCCCCTTTTGGAACTATCTGTTCAGGAAAACCCGCTTGATGACAGGTCTATGTTCTGGCTTGGAAGAGAATACGTGTATTATGGAAATTTTGATAAGGGAATTGAAACGCTGAAGAGACACCTTTCCCTTGAAACGGCTCAATGGAGTGAGGAACGAAGTGCCTCCATGCGCTTTATTGCTCAATGTTATGAAGAAAAAGGGAATATGAAAGAGGCCAGATCATGGCTCTTTCGGGCTTTGGCGGAATGCCCGGATGTCAGAGAATCATATCTTGCTCTGGTAAAATCAGCCTATAAGGAAAGAAACTGGCCGCTGACCTTTGCCATGGCAGAAAAGGGTTTAACCATCTCAAGAAATTCAGGAAGTTATCTGGTTGATCCAGAAAGCTGGGGAAGTGCTTTGTATGATTACGGTTCCGTCGGCGCTTACCAAATGGGGATGTATGAGAAGGCCAGGGACTATGCCCATATCGCCTTGAGCATGAATTCTTCTAATAAAAGGCTGCAAAATAATCTGTTATTGATTGAAGACAGGATCAAAAAACAGGAAAAGGCGGAGGAATCATCATGA
- a CDS encoding response regulator transcription factor: MEQLKILVVDDEARMRKLVKDFLSVKGFSVVEASNGEEAVDIFFEQKDIVLIILDVMMPKMDGWETCKTIRKYSQVPIIMLTARSEERDELQGFDLGVDEYISKPFSPKILVARVDAILRRSNAVPADAVEIGGICIDKAAHQVTIDGKDIDLSYKEFELLAYFLENQGIALSREKILNNVWNYDYFGDARTIDTHVKKLRNKMGDKGDFIKTIWGMGYKFEV, translated from the coding sequence ATGGAACAGTTAAAGATATTGGTAGTGGATGATGAAGCCAGAATGAGAAAACTGGTAAAGGACTTTTTGAGCGTTAAGGGTTTTTCCGTAGTCGAGGCTTCCAACGGCGAAGAAGCTGTAGATATCTTTTTTGAGCAAAAAGATATTGTGCTGATTATTCTGGACGTGATGATGCCTAAAATGGATGGATGGGAGACCTGCAAAACAATCCGAAAATATTCCCAGGTTCCTATTATCATGCTGACTGCAAGAAGCGAAGAACGTGACGAGCTACAGGGCTTTGATCTGGGAGTAGATGAATATATCTCAAAACCTTTCAGCCCAAAGATTTTAGTGGCCCGCGTGGATGCCATATTAAGACGCAGCAATGCTGTTCCCGCGGATGCAGTGGAAATAGGGGGGATCTGCATTGACAAAGCGGCCCACCAGGTTACCATTGACGGAAAAGACATTGACTTGAGCTACAAAGAATTTGAACTGTTGGCTTATTTCCTGGAAAATCAGGGAATTGCCCTATCCAGGGAGAAGATACTGAACAATGTCTGGAATTATGATTACTTTGGAGATGCCCGGACCATAGATACCCATGTAAAAAAGTTGAGAAACAAGATGGGAGATAAGGGAGACTTTATAAAGACCATATGGGGAATGGGATATAAATTCGAAGTATAA
- a CDS encoding tetratricopeptide repeat-containing glycosyltransferase, translated as MKLKICVYAICKNEVQFVDKWMDSMSEADLIVVTDTGSDDGTVEKLKERGAVVYVDIVKPWRFDVARNISLDHVPEDIDICVCTDLDELFEPGWRNKLEEAWLNHRPEGSMPTAKMGRYPYNWSLKEDGTPDIQFYYFKVHSRQGFRWKCPIHEYIQYTGNLPVETIYIEGMILSHYPDPEKSRGSYLPLLELAVKEAPEDERMRYYLGREYMYKSQWQKCIETLKEYLALPAAVWSDERCAAMRWIAKSCYKMGDLKGAYAWYYKAIAEVPDMRDPYVEFSKMCYEIKDWAMTYFLTKEALKIKEKSRTFVNMGYSWDYTLDDYCAIAAYWLGMPKESLEHAKSALEYAPDNERLKSNFNIIAAVQK; from the coding sequence ATGAAACTAAAAATCTGTGTTTATGCTATTTGCAAAAACGAGGTCCAATTTGTAGATAAGTGGATGGACTCCATGAGTGAGGCCGACCTGATTGTAGTCACGGATACCGGTTCTGATGATGGGACTGTTGAAAAGTTGAAAGAACGTGGTGCGGTTGTATATGTGGACATAGTTAAGCCGTGGAGGTTCGATGTGGCACGGAATATTTCCCTGGATCATGTACCGGAGGATATTGATATCTGTGTCTGCACGGACCTTGATGAATTATTTGAGCCAGGCTGGCGTAACAAGCTGGAGGAAGCATGGCTTAACCATAGACCGGAAGGTTCCATGCCTACCGCAAAAATGGGAAGATACCCTTATAACTGGAGCCTTAAGGAAGATGGGACTCCAGACATTCAATTTTATTATTTTAAAGTGCATAGCCGGCAGGGGTTCCGTTGGAAATGTCCTATCCATGAATATATCCAATATACGGGAAATTTACCCGTTGAAACCATATATATCGAAGGAATGATTCTCAGCCATTACCCAGACCCTGAAAAATCCCGGGGTTCCTATCTTCCCCTTTTGGAGCTTGCTGTGAAGGAAGCTCCGGAGGATGAGAGGATGCGGTATTATCTTGGAAGAGAATACATGTATAAAAGCCAGTGGCAAAAATGCATAGAAACTCTTAAGGAATATCTGGCTTTGCCGGCTGCTGTATGGAGTGATGAACGATGTGCCGCTATGCGCTGGATTGCAAAATCCTGCTATAAAATGGGAGACTTGAAGGGGGCATATGCCTGGTATTATAAAGCAATTGCAGAAGTGCCGGATATGCGTGATCCCTATGTGGAGTTTTCTAAAATGTGCTATGAAATAAAAGATTGGGCCATGACTTACTTTTTAACAAAAGAAGCTTTAAAGATAAAGGAAAAATCGAGAACCTTTGTCAATATGGGATATTCCTGGGATTATACACTGGATGACTATTGCGCCATAGCTGCCTATTGGCTGGGCATGCCGAAGGAATCCCTGGAACATGCAAAGAGTGCTCTTGAATATGCCCCCGATAATGAACGGCTAAAAAGCAATTTTAACATTATTGCAGCCGTACAAAAATAA
- a CDS encoding collagen-like protein: MPGAQRVKRLSWPNRSNRSDRSTGGKWSNGPERSSGSSGSNRFDGTTGSYRFDRSAGSNRFTGAIGPTGPQGATGPAGQQGATGPTGPQGATGPSGTQGAIGPTGPTGQQGVTGPTGPQGDTGLAGPQGVTGPTGPQGDTGLAGPQGVTGPTGPQGDVGPTGQQGNTGPTGPQGETGPTGQQGDIGSTGPQGVTGPIGSQGVTGPTGPTGLQGETGPTGPQGDTGPTGLQGDIGPTGSTGPMGVQGDTGPTGPQGITGPIGPQGATGPIGPQGDTGPMGPQGVTGPTGPQGDTGPAGLQGVTGPQGATGPTGPQGVTGPTGPQGVIGPIGPQGDTGPTGPQGATGPIGPQGDTGPTGPTGPQGDIGPTGAQGDIGSTGPQGVTGPTGPQGDTGPTGPQGVIGPTGPQGVTGPTGPQGDTGPTGPQGVTGPTGPQGVTGPTGPQGDTGPTGPQGVIGPTGPQGVTGPTGPQGDTGPTGPQGVTGPTGPQGATGPTGPQGVTGPTGQQGDTGPTGPQGVTGPTGPQGDTGPTGPLGVTGPTGPQGVTGPTGSQGDTGPTGPQGITGPTGPQGDTGPTGPQGVTGPTGQQGDTGPTGPQGDTGPIGPQGDTGPTGPQGVIGPTGPQGVTGPTGPQGDTGPTGPQGVTGPTGPQGATGPTGPQGVTGPTGPQGVTGPTGPQGVIGPTGPQGVTGPTGPQGDTGPIGPQGVIDPTGPQGETGPTGPQGDTGPTGPQGDMGPTGPQGATGPTGPQGETGPTGPQGVIGPTGPQGVIGPTGSQGDTGPTGPQGDTGPTGPQGVIGSTGPQGDTGPTGPQGDTGPTGPQGDTGPTGPQGDTGPTGPQGDTGPTGPQGDTGPTGPQGVIGPTGPQGVIGPTGPQGDTGPTGPQGVIGPSGPQGDTGPTGAQGDTGPTGPQGATGPTGPQGITGPTGPQGDTGPTGPQGVIGPIGPQGVTGPTGPQGETGPTGPQGVMGPIGPTGPQGVIGPTGPQGETGPTGPQGATGPTGPQGVTGPTGPQGDTGPTGPQGVTGPTGPQGATGPTGPQGVTGPTGPQGDAGPIGPQGVTGPTGPQGDTGPTGPQGVTGPTGPQGATGPTGPQGVIGPTGPTGSQGVTGPTGSQGATGPTGPQGVTGPTGPQGDTGPTGPQGVIGPTGPQGVTGPTGPQGDTGPTGPQGVIGPTGPTGPQGVIGPTGPQGDTGPTGPQGVTGPTGPQGATGPTGAQGETGPTGPQGVTGPTGPQGVIGPTGPQGVIGPTGPTGPQGVIGPTGPTGPQGVTGPTGPTGPNFATNGFSAFVASLSVSTDTQITNWTTTAPYYGNANFNAATGNFTVSTTGRYSIKATINYSTTAAITGSIGNTINPSFAVSRTSPTTTVIVSGLFPVLNINVTLLTLRAVLGNGTVTLACDAALNSGDVIGLFYVSSGLSLTLNLGGANTGGIIWSVHQIA, encoded by the coding sequence TTGCCAGGGGCCCAGAGGGTTAAACGGCTGTCCTGGCCCAACAGGTCCAACAGGTCCGACAGGTCCACGGGGGGCAAGTGGTCCAATGGGCCCGAGAGGAGTAGTGGGTCCAGTGGGTCCAACAGGTTCGACGGGACCACGGGGAGCTACAGGTTCGACAGGTCCGCAGGGTCCAACAGGTTCACGGGGGCTATAGGGCCAACAGGTCCGCAGGGCGCCACGGGACCGGCAGGTCAACAAGGGGCAACCGGTCCAACAGGTCCGCAGGGAGCAACTGGTCCATCAGGTACGCAAGGAGCTATTGGTCCGACCGGCCCAACAGGGCAGCAGGGAGTTACCGGTCCAACAGGTCCACAGGGGGACACAGGTCTAGCTGGTCCGCAAGGTGTAACGGGTCCAACAGGTCCACAGGGAGACACAGGTCTAGCTGGTCCGCAAGGTGTAACGGGTCCAACTGGTCCACAGGGAGACGTAGGCCCAACAGGGCAGCAGGGAAACACAGGTCCAACAGGCCCACAAGGTGAAACCGGTCCAACAGGACAGCAGGGAGATATTGGTTCAACGGGTCCACAAGGTGTAACCGGACCAATAGGGTCACAAGGAGTCACGGGCCCAACCGGTCCAACGGGCCTGCAGGGAGAAACAGGACCAACAGGTCCACAGGGAGACACCGGTCCAACGGGTCTACAAGGTGATATCGGTCCAACCGGTTCAACTGGTCCAATGGGAGTACAGGGAGATACCGGCCCAACCGGTCCGCAAGGAATCACCGGCCCAATAGGCCCACAAGGAGCTACTGGCCCAATCGGTCCGCAGGGAGACACCGGTCCAATGGGTCCACAAGGAGTAACCGGTCCGACTGGTCCACAAGGAGATACAGGTCCAGCAGGTCTGCAAGGAGTAACCGGCCCACAAGGAGCTACTGGGCCAACAGGTCCGCAGGGTGTAACAGGTCCAACGGGCCCGCAAGGAGTCATCGGCCCAATAGGTCCGCAAGGAGACACCGGCCCCACAGGTCCGCAAGGAGCAACCGGCCCGATAGGCCCGCAAGGAGATACCGGCCCAACGGGTCCAACTGGCCCACAGGGGGATATCGGTCCAACCGGTGCGCAAGGAGACATAGGCTCAACGGGTCCGCAAGGAGTAACCGGCCCAACGGGTCCACAGGGAGACACCGGCCCAACGGGTCCACAGGGAGTTATCGGCCCAACGGGTCCACAAGGAGTAACCGGCCCAACGGGTCCACAGGGAGACACCGGCCCAACGGGTCCGCAAGGAGTAACGGGTCCAACAGGCCCGCAAGGAGTAACCGGCCCAACGGGTCCACAGGGAGACACAGGTCCAACGGGTCCACAGGGAGTTATCGGCCCAACGGGTCCACAAGGAGTAACCGGCCCAACGGGTCCACAGGGAGACACCGGTCCAACAGGTCCGCAAGGAGTAACGGGTCCAACAGGCCCGCAAGGAGCTACCGGTCCAACAGGTCCGCAAGGAGTAACCGGCCCAACCGGCCAACAGGGAGACACTGGCCCAACGGGTCCGCAAGGAGTAACCGGCCCAACGGGTCCACAGGGAGACACCGGCCCAACCGGTCCGCTAGGTGTAACGGGTCCAACAGGCCCGCAAGGAGTAACCGGCCCAACGGGTTCACAGGGAGACACGGGTCCAACCGGTCCGCAAGGTATAACGGGTCCAACAGGCCCGCAAGGAGACACAGGTCCAACCGGTCCGCAAGGAGTAACCGGCCCAACCGGCCAACAGGGAGACACTGGCCCAACGGGTCCACAGGGAGACACCGGCCCAATTGGTCCACAGGGAGACACCGGCCCAACTGGTCCACAGGGAGTTATCGGCCCAACTGGTCCACAAGGAGTAACCGGCCCAACTGGTCCACAGGGAGACACAGGTCCAACCGGTCCGCAAGGTGTAACGGGTCCAACAGGCCCGCAAGGAGCTACCGGTCCAACAGGTCCGCAGGGTGTAACAGGCCCAACCGGCCCGCAGGGAGTTACCGGTCCAACCGGCCCACAGGGAGTCATAGGCCCAACCGGCCCGCAAGGAGTTACTGGTCCAACAGGTCCACAGGGGGATACCGGTCCAATCGGACCGCAGGGAGTCATAGATCCAACGGGTCCACAGGGGGAAACAGGTCCAACTGGCCCGCAGGGAGATACCGGTCCAACGGGTCCACAGGGAGACATGGGTCCAACTGGCCCTCAAGGAGCTACTGGTCCAACGGGTCCACAGGGGGAAACAGGTCCAACAGGACCGCAGGGAGTCATAGGTCCAACTGGTCCACAGGGAGTCATCGGCCCAACCGGTTCGCAAGGAGATACCGGTCCAACGGGTCCACAGGGGGATACAGGTCCAACAGGACCGCAAGGTGTCATAGGCTCAACGGGTCCACAGGGAGATACGGGTCCGACAGGTCCGCAAGGAGACACCGGCCCAACGGGTCCACAGGGAGATACCGGTCCAACGGGTCCACAGGGAGATACGGGTCCGACAGGTCCGCAAGGAGACACCGGCCCAACGGGTCCACAGGGAGATACCGGTCCAACGGGTCCACAGGGAGTCATCGGCCCAACTGGTCCACAAGGAGTCATCGGCCCAACCGGTCCACAGGGAGACACCGGCCCAACGGGTCCGCAAGGAGTAATCGGCCCATCGGGTCCACAGGGAGATACCGGCCCAACGGGTGCACAGGGAGACACGGGTCCAACAGGCCCGCAAGGAGCTACGGGTCCAACTGGACCGCAGGGTATAACCGGCCCAACAGGCCCGCAGGGAGATACGGGTCCAACCGGTCCACAGGGAGTCATAGGCCCAATTGGCCCGCAAGGAGTTACTGGTCCAACCGGTCCACAGGGGGAAACAGGTCCAACAGGCCCGCAGGGAGTCATGGGTCCAATAGGTCCAACAGGCCCGCAAGGAGTCATAGGCCCAACAGGTCCACAGGGGGAAACAGGTCCAACAGGCCCTCAAGGAGCTACGGGTCCAACAGGCCCGCAGGGTGTAACCGGCCCAACGGGTCCACAGGGGGACACGGGTCCAACCGGTCCGCAAGGTGTAACGGGTCCAACAGGCCCTCAAGGAGCTACGGGTCCAACAGGCCCGCAGGGTGTAACCGGCCCAACGGGTCCACAGGGAGACGCGGGTCCAATAGGCCCGCAAGGTGTAACGGGTCCAACAGGCCCGCAAGGAGACACGGGTCCAACCGGTCCGCAAGGTGTAACAGGCCCAACAGGCCCGCAGGGAGCTACGGGTCCAACAGGGCCGCAGGGAGTCATAGGTCCAACAGGTCCAACAGGTTCGCAAGGAGTCACCGGTCCAACTGGCTCTCAAGGAGCTACGGGTCCAACAGGACCGCAGGGAGTCACAGGTCCAACTGGCCCGCAGGGAGATACCGGTCCAACAGGACCACAGGGAGTCATAGGCCCAACAGGCCCGCAAGGAGTTACCGGTCCAACCGGTCCACAGGGGGATACAGGTCCAACAGGACCGCAGGGAGTCATAGGTCCAACCGGTCCAACAGGACCGCAAGGGGTCATAGGCCCAACGGGTCCACAGGGAGACACGGGTCCAACAGGTCCGCAAGGAGTCACCGGTCCAACTGGCCCTCAAGGAGCTACGGGTCCAACTGGTGCGCAGGGTGAAACAGGTCCAACTGGCCCGCAGGGTGTAACAGGTCCAACAGGACCACAGGGAGTCATAGGCCCAACCGGCCCGCAAGGAGTCATTGGTCCAACGGGTCCAACCGGTCCGCAAGGGGTAATCGGCCCAACGGGTCCAACCGGTCCACAGGGTGTAACCGGCCCAACCGGTCCAACAGGTCCCAATTTTGCTACAAATGGCTTTTCCGCGTTCGTTGCTTCCCTGTCAGTATCAACAGATACGCAAATAACAAACTGGACCACGACTGCTCCTTATTATGGGAATGCAAATTTTAATGCAGCAACAGGAAACTTTACTGTATCTACAACAGGAAGATATTCTATTAAGGCAACTATTAACTACTCCACAACAGCAGCCATAACGGGTTCAATTGGAAACACTATTAATCCGTCCTTTGCAGTATCAAGGACATCACCTACAACTACTGTGATTGTGAGCGGGTTATTCCCCGTTTTAAACATTAACGTAACTCTCCTGACGTTGAGAGCCGTATTAGGTAATGGAACGGTTACCCTGGCTTGCGATGCAGCATTAAACAGTGGTGACGTAATTGGTTTGTTTTATGTATCAAGTGGTTTATCCTTAACTCTCAATCTTGGAGGAGCCAATACTGGAGGAATCATATGGTCTGTTCATCAGATTGCATAG